GAGATTCGATGCTGCCAAGATCTTCAGCCAGCCAGATGTTGTGGCTGAAGTGCCTTGGTACAGTACCCAAATTTTCTCAGCTTAATTACTTTTTAATCCACTGGTTTCAACACAACTCCAGATGCTAATGAGAACTGGGGATGAGAAACAGGTATGGGATTGAGCAAGAATACACCTTGTTGCAGAAGAATGTGAGGTGGCCGCTCGGGTGGCCGGTGGGAGGTTACCCTGGACCTCAGGTGATTAGCTTAGAACCATGCCAATGCCCCTCTTTCATTGAAATAGCCTTGTTATATGCTTGTTATCTTTGTCATCCTCGTATGTGATTAGGGCTTTCATTGAATATGTTTAGCCTAAGACAATCCTTGCCACATTTTTTGTTTGGCTTTGTGCATCTGATAGGGACCGTACTACTGCGGTGTTGGAGCTGACAAGGCACTGGGGAGGGACATCGTGGATTCTCACTACAAGGCTTGTCTCTATGCTGGGATTAACATCAGTGGCATCAATGGCGAAGTCATGCCCGGACAGGTACACTTAAACCTCGAACCCTTTAataaaaatgggggaaaaaaaaagagaggaggaattTGTCCTGTTTCTTGCCTGTGTTCttgaaatttccaaaactttGTTGCTTCTGAACAATTTATCGTTATTGCAAATCTCATACCACGTTCATAAATCTTATGATAGTGGGAATTCCAAGTCGGCCCTGCTGTTGGCATCTCCGCAGGAGATGAACTGTGGGTGGCTCGCTACATCTTGGAGGTACTTAAGAAAgaaccatttatttatttatttttgcaattgacACTTTTTTCCATTGTTCTCGATGGTAGTTGAAAGTAACTCGTGATTTTGCGTTCTTCTTTCCTTATTGACAGAGGATCACCGAAATTGCGGATGTTGTCCTCTCCTTTGACCCCAAACCCATTCAGGTCAACCCGGATTTCCCAGGATGATGTTCATATGCTTCATTGTAATATTTGTCTCTAGATATTGACTCtgtaaattactttttttttccccaaatagGGTGACTGGAATGGTGCCGGTGCCCACACAAACTACAGGTAAATTTGCACAAGAGCGTTGAATAGTATGAATGCCTTTATTGACTTTGTGCATAGTTTATCAAAGGAAATGGTATGTGCAGACTGTAGAGGGTATGGTGCTTAATAAATAAggcttcaaatttgaatttgaccGTTGAGTTTTACAGTACCAAGTCAATGAGGAACGAGGGAGGATACGAGATTATCAAGAAGGCGATTGAGAAGCTCGGACTAAGGCACAAGGAGCACATTGCTGCCTATGGTGAAGGCAATGAGCGACGTCTGACCGGACGACATGAAACAGCCGACATCAACACCTTCAAATGGgtaattaaattttcattttgcattcaAAATACTAAGCTTTACCAATAGACCAGAGAATGTGGTAATCTTTTCAACTACGTTCGCTAATCGACGTAGATGCTAGAATAAGTCATATAAGCAGCGAACTCTTCCGACCATTCGACATCCGTCAAGTGGCCAAAATTCGATGAGCTAAAAAAATGGTAGCCGATGTGAGATTATAAGTCCCAAATAGTTTGGTTGAGTGATCAAGGTAGAGAGTTTGATGCAGTTACGCGCATTGGCGCAAGCTAGCCACGACTAAGATTCGTACCCCGAGCTAATCTCCAAAATGGGTGTCTTTTTACCAGGGAGTGGCCAACCGTGGAGCGTCAATTAGGGTTGGGAGAGACACGGAGAGAGAAGGCAAGGGCTACTTCGAGGACCGAAGGCCAGCCTCCAACATGGATCCATATGTGGTGACCTCCATGATTGCGGAGACCACCATCCTCTGGAACCCATGAAGGACCATAGACGATTGAGAAGCAGAAGAAGccaaccaccaccaccgacTTGATTTTCTCCGAAATCAAGCTTTGATGCGATCGAAAACAAGAACATTTGTTGGGCTTCTCTGTGTTTGTTGTCCTTGTGGGGAATTGTTGATAACAAGAAAAATTGTACCTGGTTCTgttgcttttcttcttcaaaatttggTTGTCTTGTGCTAGGGTTAAATCTTAGTAAATTCCGCATCATGTATATCGTCGTGATGTCTTCGGACGTCCAGGCATTGCCGCGTACCGTTTGCATTTGTCTTTATGATGAATAAAGTCGACGACTGCTCGACAACTTAGCGTGTTCCCTTTTGCTTAT
The sequence above is drawn from the Eucalyptus grandis isolate ANBG69807.140 chromosome 11, ASM1654582v1, whole genome shotgun sequence genome and encodes:
- the LOC104425849 gene encoding glutamine synthetase cytosolic isozyme 2, translated to MSLLSDLLNLNLSDTTEKIIAEYIWIGGSGMDLRSKARTLNGPVSDPAKLPRWNYDGSSTGQAPGEDSEVILYPQAIFKDPFRRGNNILVMCDAYTPAGEPIPTNKRFDAAKIFSQPDVVAEVPWYGIEQEYTLLQKNVRWPLGWPVGGYPGPQGPYYCGVGADKALGRDIVDSHYKACLYAGINISGINGEVMPGQWEFQVGPAVGISAGDELWVARYILERITEIADVVLSFDPKPIQGDWNGAGAHTNYSTKSMRNEGGYEIIKKAIEKLGLRHKEHIAAYGEGNERRLTGRHETADINTFKWGVANRGASIRVGRDTEREGKGYFEDRRPASNMDPYVVTSMIAETTILWNP